A part of Streptomyces sp. NBC_01451 genomic DNA contains:
- a CDS encoding ABC transporter substrate-binding protein, which produces MSNPSRRGALKLTAGIALTGAFALTGCGRSDDTAAATATAAPVDASPATGTVTVWAAQGDADVLDKVIKPFKAANPDVTVKVTLIPNGEYYTKLQSAIAAGKGPDLAQFFPESQAQFLDPSILRPVPDGLVDKAGFFGASGPPGWPETSPTRCPGTPTPTRSSTAPTSRRRRA; this is translated from the coding sequence GTGTCCAACCCCTCCCGACGCGGCGCCCTCAAGCTGACCGCAGGCATAGCCCTCACCGGCGCCTTCGCCCTCACGGGCTGTGGACGCAGCGACGACACCGCCGCCGCGACAGCCACCGCCGCCCCCGTCGACGCCTCCCCGGCCACCGGCACCGTCACCGTCTGGGCCGCCCAGGGCGATGCTGATGTGCTCGACAAGGTCATCAAGCCCTTCAAGGCCGCGAACCCCGACGTCACCGTGAAGGTGACGCTGATCCCGAACGGCGAGTACTACACCAAGCTCCAGTCGGCGATCGCGGCGGGCAAGGGGCCCGATCTCGCCCAGTTCTTCCCCGAGTCGCAGGCGCAGTTCCTCGACCCGTCGATCCTGCGTCCCGTCCCGGACGGCCTCGTCGACAAGGCAGGCTTCTTCGGAGCCTCTGGGCCGCCGGGGTGGCCGGAAACGTCGCCTACACGGTGCCCTGGTACGCCTACACCTACGCGCTCGTCTACCGCGCCGACCTCGCGAAGAAGGCGGGCGTGA
- a CDS encoding carbohydrate ABC transporter permease, producing MTTTVDPGAPHRMRRLRSSRSSRGARSARGTRRTAVAWVFLAPFAVVFLLYTAIPTVAALGFSLTDLRGADLRHPFAVDFTGLENYLRLFQDQSFLRDILNTGLFVVVGVPLTMGLGFALAVALNSGIRRLRGVFRTVFFAPVVTNVVAVALIWQYAFNSDGTVNKVLGAVGLAGPNWLDDPNLAMPVVILLGVWRNFGTAMVLFLAGLQAIPEDMYEAAALDGAGRWRQLRHITLPLLLPTTLMVSVLLTVFYLQVFDEPYLLTDGGPLGSTESMALYTYHQFGSGEFGVSSAASFVMLLLVALVSAVQFRLLRSRS from the coding sequence ATGACCACCACCGTCGACCCGGGGGCGCCGCACCGGATGCGCCGCCTCCGGAGTTCCCGGAGTTCTCGGGGCGCCCGGAGTGCTCGGGGCACCCGCCGGACGGCCGTCGCCTGGGTGTTCCTCGCCCCGTTCGCCGTCGTGTTCCTGCTCTACACGGCGATCCCCACCGTCGCAGCGCTCGGCTTCAGCCTCACCGATCTCCGGGGCGCGGACCTGCGACACCCGTTCGCCGTCGACTTCACCGGCCTGGAGAACTACCTCCGGCTGTTCCAGGACCAGAGCTTCCTGCGGGACATCCTGAACACCGGGCTCTTCGTGGTCGTCGGGGTACCGCTGACCATGGGGCTGGGATTCGCGCTGGCCGTCGCGCTGAACTCCGGCATCCGGCGGCTGCGCGGGGTGTTCCGTACGGTCTTCTTCGCGCCGGTCGTCACCAACGTGGTGGCGGTCGCGCTGATCTGGCAGTACGCCTTCAACTCCGACGGCACCGTCAACAAGGTGCTCGGCGCCGTCGGCCTCGCCGGACCGAACTGGCTGGACGACCCGAACCTGGCCATGCCCGTCGTCATCCTGCTCGGCGTGTGGCGCAACTTCGGCACCGCGATGGTGCTGTTCCTGGCGGGCCTGCAGGCGATCCCGGAGGACATGTACGAGGCCGCCGCCCTCGACGGGGCGGGCCGCTGGCGGCAGTTGAGGCACATCACCCTGCCCCTGCTGCTGCCGACCACCCTCATGGTGTCGGTGCTGCTGACCGTCTTCTACCTCCAGGTGTTCGACGAGCCGTATCTGCTCACCGACGGCGGCCCGTTGGGATCCACCGAGTCGATGGCGCTGTACACCTACCACCAGTTCGGCTCGGGCGAGTTCGGGGTCTCCTCGGCCGCGTCCTTCGTGATGCTGCTGCTCGTGGCCCTGGTGAGCGCCGTCCAGTTCCGACTGCTGAGGTCCCGCTCATGA
- a CDS encoding extracellular solute-binding protein, with protein sequence MAGNVAYTVPWYAYTYALVYRADLAKKAGVKAPATWDETVPFLKALQGAGARRGLGADIGWDIFNGQDVAMYAWQAGGSLLSSGGKWTLDTPAMVDALQYNASFFTSGTADTAGPTFLDAQPYFVSGKTAMMITGPWVIGQLDTAAKKDGWTAAHVATAPLPAGASGSNSFSAGGSWGVLAGAGNADASWKLVRYLAKPSTQVAQYRAYSSLPAVISAWDDPAIADQPLLDAFLTQLKNTRAFPQVNTWQQVATRLGKEMEAVAKGTETAAKAAANVQAYADSLGTGAK encoded by the coding sequence GTGGCCGGAAACGTCGCCTACACGGTGCCCTGGTACGCCTACACCTACGCGCTCGTCTACCGCGCCGACCTCGCGAAGAAGGCGGGCGTGAAGGCTCCGGCGACATGGGACGAGACGGTGCCGTTCCTCAAGGCGCTCCAGGGCGCGGGAGCCCGGCGCGGCCTCGGGGCCGACATCGGGTGGGACATCTTCAACGGCCAGGACGTCGCGATGTACGCCTGGCAGGCCGGCGGTTCCCTGCTCTCGTCCGGCGGGAAGTGGACCCTCGACACTCCGGCGATGGTCGACGCGCTCCAGTACAACGCGTCGTTCTTCACCTCCGGCACGGCCGACACCGCGGGGCCCACCTTCCTCGACGCGCAGCCGTACTTCGTGTCCGGGAAGACCGCCATGATGATCACGGGGCCGTGGGTGATCGGACAGCTGGACACCGCCGCGAAGAAGGACGGCTGGACTGCCGCCCATGTCGCCACCGCACCGCTGCCCGCCGGGGCCTCGGGGAGCAACTCCTTCTCTGCCGGAGGCAGTTGGGGCGTACTCGCGGGGGCCGGGAACGCGGACGCCTCGTGGAAGCTCGTCCGGTACCTCGCGAAGCCGAGCACCCAGGTCGCCCAGTACAGGGCGTACAGCTCGCTGCCGGCCGTCATCTCCGCCTGGGACGACCCCGCCATCGCGGACCAGCCGCTCCTGGACGCCTTCCTCACCCAGTTGAAGAACACCCGGGCGTTCCCCCAGGTGAACACCTGGCAGCAGGTCGCGACCAGGCTGGGCAAGGAGATGGAGGCCGTGGCCAAGGGCACGGAGACCGCGGCGAAGGCCGCGGCGAACGTCCAGGCGTACGCCGACAGCCTCGGCACGGGCGCGAAGTGA
- a CDS encoding carbohydrate ABC transporter permease, which yields MTVLATPATTRPTADPATDRATAPRRSLSRPLLYGALVLCALLTLLPFVWVVGGSLRSLAEIRSDPGAWVPHHVTLDNFTRLFRTAGFGRFLVNSVVVAALVVAGNIVAASAAGYALAKLDFAGRRVAFGAVMAAMMVPFSTVFVTQFVLTVDMGLADTLTGIALPGVALPLSVFIMRQYAMSIPDELLEAARIDGAGEFRIFFRIFLPLAGPAVATITIMSFLSSWNNFIWPLIVAQSMDTYTLPVGLAATSQAAAHVTDYGLLLAGAIVVMLPVLVLFLFLQRYFVQGISGSGMR from the coding sequence ATGACCGTCCTGGCCACGCCCGCCACCACCCGGCCCACCGCCGACCCGGCCACCGACCGGGCCACCGCGCCCCGCCGCTCCCTCTCCCGGCCGCTGCTCTACGGCGCTCTGGTGCTGTGCGCCCTGCTGACCCTGCTCCCGTTCGTGTGGGTGGTCGGCGGTTCGCTGCGCAGCCTCGCCGAGATCCGCTCCGACCCCGGTGCCTGGGTCCCGCACCACGTCACCCTCGACAACTTCACCCGGCTGTTCCGGACCGCCGGTTTCGGGCGGTTCCTCGTCAACAGCGTGGTGGTCGCGGCCCTCGTGGTCGCCGGCAACATCGTGGCCGCGTCGGCGGCCGGGTACGCGCTGGCCAAGCTCGACTTCGCGGGCCGGCGGGTCGCGTTCGGCGCGGTCATGGCGGCGATGATGGTCCCGTTCAGCACGGTGTTCGTCACCCAGTTCGTACTCACCGTGGACATGGGACTCGCCGACACCCTGACCGGTATCGCCCTGCCGGGTGTTGCGCTGCCGCTGTCGGTGTTCATCATGCGGCAGTACGCGATGTCCATCCCCGACGAGTTGCTGGAGGCGGCACGCATCGACGGCGCGGGCGAGTTCCGGATCTTCTTCCGGATCTTCCTGCCGCTGGCCGGACCAGCCGTCGCGACGATCACGATCATGTCGTTCCTCTCGTCGTGGAACAACTTCATCTGGCCGCTCATCGTCGCCCAGAGCATGGACACCTACACGCTCCCGGTCGGCCTCGCCGCGACCAGCCAGGCAGCCGCCCACGTCACCGACTACGGGCTGCTGCTCGCCGGCGCGATCGTCGTCATGCTGCCGGTGCTGGTGCTCTTCCTGTTCCTCCAGCGCTACTTCGTTCAGGGCATCTCCGGATCGGGAATGCGGTGA
- a CDS encoding MoxR family ATPase translates to MSTGTSFAAPETRTPKAPTAQPQIPRLDVAAQLLTLLRDTTTEPRPDPQLEALTLAVAADLPVLLWGEPGIGKTAALTQLAAALDLPLTTVIASVHEPSDFSGLPVIGDDPATHGVPMAPPDWAVRLVRAGRGLLFLDELSTAPPAVQAALLRLVLERRIGALQLPPGVRIVAAANPRSSAADGWELSPPLANRFVHLQWTHDHEVVVRGLGGTWPRAALPRLAPEKLPDAVDFARRAVCGLLAARPRLVHRLPSSETRRGGAWPSPRSWDMTLSLIAFATAAGSSREVLSLLVRGAVGDGPGLELLASLDRMDLPDPETLLADPASAALPERGDLRQAVLDGVVAAVRGRPEKARWDAAWALLVRALETGAPDLVVVPATTLASLRQEDWDVPAEIEKLAGVVSLSRRADRAAGRAAARTGTGTGSGSGSGAGTRGGR, encoded by the coding sequence ATGTCCACAGGTACCTCCTTCGCCGCCCCCGAGACCCGCACACCGAAGGCCCCCACGGCCCAGCCCCAGATCCCCCGACTCGACGTGGCCGCCCAGTTGTTGACCCTGCTGCGCGACACCACCACCGAACCGCGCCCGGATCCCCAGCTGGAGGCCCTGACACTGGCCGTGGCCGCCGACCTGCCCGTCCTCCTGTGGGGTGAGCCGGGGATCGGCAAGACCGCGGCCCTGACACAGCTGGCCGCGGCCCTGGATCTGCCCCTCACCACGGTGATCGCCAGTGTCCACGAGCCGTCCGACTTCTCCGGGCTGCCCGTCATCGGCGACGACCCCGCGACACACGGCGTCCCGATGGCCCCGCCGGACTGGGCGGTACGACTCGTACGGGCCGGCCGGGGGCTGCTGTTCCTCGACGAACTGTCCACCGCGCCGCCGGCCGTTCAGGCCGCGCTCCTCCGGCTGGTCCTGGAGCGACGGATCGGCGCCCTCCAACTGCCGCCCGGCGTAAGGATCGTGGCCGCCGCCAACCCCCGGTCCTCGGCCGCCGACGGCTGGGAGCTGAGCCCGCCGCTGGCCAACCGCTTCGTCCACCTCCAGTGGACCCACGACCACGAGGTCGTCGTACGCGGTCTGGGCGGCACCTGGCCCCGGGCCGCCCTGCCACGGCTCGCGCCCGAGAAGCTGCCGGACGCCGTGGACTTCGCCCGCCGCGCGGTGTGCGGGCTCCTCGCCGCCCGTCCCAGGCTCGTGCACCGACTGCCGAGCAGCGAGACGCGCCGGGGCGGCGCCTGGCCGTCGCCCCGGAGCTGGGACATGACCCTGAGCCTGATCGCCTTCGCGACCGCCGCCGGGTCCTCCCGGGAGGTCCTCTCCCTGCTGGTGAGGGGCGCCGTCGGGGACGGCCCGGGGCTGGAACTGCTCGCGAGCCTGGACCGGATGGACCTCCCGGACCCCGAGACACTGCTCGCCGACCCGGCGAGCGCCGCCCTGCCGGAACGGGGCGACCTGCGCCAGGCCGTGCTGGACGGCGTGGTGGCGGCGGTCCGGGGGCGCCCGGAGAAGGCCCGCTGGGACGCGGCATGGGCGCTGCTGGTCCGGGCGCTGGAGACCGGGGCGCCGGACCTGGTGGTCGTCCCGGCGACCACCCTGGCCTCGCTGCGCCAGGAGGACTGGGACGTGCCGGCGGAGATCGAGAAACTCGCCGGAGTCGTGTCCCTGTCCCGGCGGGCGGACCGGGCGGCGGGCCGCGCGGCGGCTCGGAC